The region GTCGTCGGGCGGGCACTGCCCGGTGACGACCGCATCCAGGTGCTCGCCCCGCTGCTGCCCGCGGCCGTCCTCGGCCGGCGGTGGGCGTCGTGACCAGCGTCTTCTACGCCTCGACCCTGTTCGGGGCCATGACCCTGGCCACCGCGCTGGACGCGGGAGCGTTCGGCGACCACGACGAGCGGCGCGTGCTGATCGTCTCGAACACCGTGCCGATCCCCGAGATCACGCCCTCGTTCGACCGGTTGCCCGCGGCGGCGGGGCTGCGCGAGCGCTTTGACGACGTCGTCGACTGGAACGCGCTGGTCGCGCCGCTGCACCCGTCGCGGTGGCGACCGCGCGCGGCGGAGGCGCCCATGCTGGCACGGCTGTTCGCGCAGCGGCTCGGGCTGGCGGGCGGGGTGCGCGAGCTCGTGCTGGAATCGGTGGCCGTCGCTCCCGCGCGCACCATCGGCTCGCTGCTGCAGGGCTGCCCGATCACGGTGTACTCCGACGGGCTGATGAGCTACGGGCCCACGCGCGACAACCTGCCGGCCGGCATCGGCCGGCGTACCAGCCGGCTGCTGTACCTCGACCTCGTCCCGACGATCGCGCCGCTGCTGCTACGCGAGTACGACGTCGCCACGGTCGCGCTGCCCGACACCGGTTTCCGGCGCGTCGTCGCCTCGCTGCCCGCGGCCGACGCCGCCGGCGCGCGCGGCGCACCCGTCGTCCTCGGCCAGTACCTCTCGCAGCTCGGCATCCTCGAGCCGCGCGAGGAGCTCGAGCTGCACGAGCGCATGCTCGACGCCCTCGCCGCGCGCGGGGCGGACCGGGTCGTGTTCCGGCCCCACCCGGCGGCGCGGCGGGTGCACGTGCTGCCGCTGCAACGCCACGCGCAGCGGCGGGGGGTCGAGCTCGTCGTCCCGGACGACGGCCTGCCGGCCGAGTCCTGGTTCGCGGCCGCCGGCCCGTCGCTGGTGGTGTCGTGCTTCAGCACCGCGCTGTTCACCGCGAGCCGGTTCTACGGCTGCGAGGTCGCGACGATGGGCACCGACACCGTCCTCGAGCGGGTCGCCCCGTTCGAGAACAGCAACCGCATCCCCGTGACGCTGGCGGACGCGCTGCTGCCCCGCCTGGACGCGGACGGCGGGACCACGAGACCCGACGTGCCGGACGTGACCGAGCTCGTGCGCGCCGTCGGCTACTGCATGCAGGCCGACCGGCTCGCCGATCTGCGCGACGCCGCCGCCGCCTACCTCGGCCGGCACGGGCGCGAGCGCTACTTCAAGCGCAAGCGGCTCGAGGCGGTCGGGCTGCTGGCACCGCCGCCGGCCGCGCCGGCACCGACTGCGCCGCCGGTCGGCAAGGGGCTGCTGGCGCGGGCCGGTGGCCGACGCCCGGGCGGCCGCGCGGCGGCCGGCCGGGCAGGCGGGCCCGGTGACCGGCCGGTGACCCGCGAGGACGGACGACCGAACAGGAGACGGACGTGACCATGGGATCCCTTCGCAGCTCGCCCTTGGTGCGGGTACCGCGGCGCACGTTGACCGAGCTCGTCGACCGGCGGGTCGCCGCGGCGATGAAGCGCCACGAGATCGCCCGGGACGAGACCGCCGAGCTGCGCCGCGAGGTGCAGCAGCTGCGCGAGCGCACCCGCACCTTCGAGCTGCTCCTCGACGGCGCCGGGCGGGGTACGGCGCGGATGCCGTCGCCGGCCAACCTGGCGGGGTTGCAGCGCGAGATCACCGGCCTGTGCGGCGACCCCGAGGCCGCCGAGCGCAACGTGCACGGCGCGTTCCGCCTGCTCGTCGCCCTCGAGTCGCTCGGGGTGGGGCGCATCGCCGGGGGCACGATGAACATCTGCGGCAAGCTCGCCACCGTCCCGCTGCTCGCCAGGACCGACGGCGCGGAGCTCGAGATGCTCGAGATCGGGACGCTGTACGGCCTGTTCGCGGCCGCGCTGCTGCGGATGACCGAGCGCACCGGGGCCACGCCGTCGCTGACGATCGTCGACCCGCTGGTGGGCATGCAGCTGCAGAACCAGGCCGCGATCCCCGCCGACGCGTCCGGCACGCCGGTCGCCGCGGCGGCGGTGCGGACGAACCTCGCGCTGGCCGGGGCCGCGGGTGGCGCGGCCCGGATCGTCGTCGGCCTCTCCGGCGACGCCGACGTCCGGGCCACGGTCGGCGACCGCCGTTACGGCGTCGTGGTGGTCGACGGCGACCACGGCTACGAAGGCGTGGCCGAGGACCTGCGCTGGGTCGAGCAGATCGTCGCGCCCGGCGGCATCGTCGTGCTCGACGACTACGGCGACGGCAAGTGGCCCGGCGTGCAGCGCGCGCTGCAGGACCACCTCGCCGGCGACTCGCGGCTGACGCTGCTGGGCCGGGTGGCGACGTCGGGTTACCTGCGGGCGGCCTGACGCGTTCACCCGGACGTCAACCGGCTGCCCTGCGACGTCCACTTCGCGAACGACTCCCGGTCCACCTGCGCTCATAACTTCAGCGACATGAGGACGCGCGTGGTGGCGGTGATCCCCGCCCGGGGCGGGTCGAAGGGCGTCCCCGGCAAGAACGTCACCGAGGTCGGCGGCCGGCCGCTGGTCGCCCGCGCGGTCGCCGCCGCCCGGGCGGCCGGGCACGTCGACCGCGTGCTCGTCTCCACCGACGACCCGTTGATCGCGAGCGCCGCCCGCGACGCCGGGGCCGAGATCGTCGACCGCCCCGTCGCCCTGGCCGACGACACCGCGACCTCGGAGTCCGCGTTGCGGCACGCGCTCGACACCGCCGCCCCCGAGGCCGAGGTCGTGCTGCTCGTGCAGTGCACGTCGCCGTTCCTCTCCGCCGACGACGTCGACGGCGTCGCCGCGGCGGTGCTCGGCGGTGCCGACAGCGCCTTCACCGCCGCGGTGTCGCACGGCTTCCTGTGGCGGCCCGACGGCACCGGCGTGAACCACGACCCGGCGACGCGGCCGCGTCGTCAGGACCGGCCGGTCGAGCTGCTCGAGACCGGCGCCGCGTACGCCATGCGGGTCGACGGCTTCCGTCGTACCGGGCACCGCTTCTTCGGTCGCGTCGTGCCCGTCGCCGTCGACCCGGCCCGCACCCTGGAGATCGACGAGCCGGCCGACCTCGACCGGGCCCGGCTGCTGGCGCCGCTGGTCGACCACGCCACGAGCATCGGGCTCGCGGACGTCGACGCGCTGGTGCTCGACTTCGACGGCACGCTGACCGACGACCGCGTCGTCGTCGACCAGGACGGCCGTGAGTCGGTCACCGTGCATCGCGGCGACGGGCTCGGCATCGCCGCGCTGCGCCGCGCCGGGTTGGCCGTCGTCATCCTGTCGACCGAGCAGAACCCGGTCGTCAGCGCGCGGGCGCGCAAATTGAACATCCCTGCGCTGCAGGGGATCGAGGCGAAGGGTGTCGCCCTCGCGCAATGGTGCGCGGATCACGGCCACGACCTCGCTCGCACGGCCTACGTGGGCAACGACGTCAACGACCTGCCGTGTTTCGACATCGTCGGCTGGCCCATCGCGGTCGCCGACGCCCATCACTCGGTGCGTGCACGAGCGCGCATCGTCACTGCCGCCGCCGGCGGCCACGGCGCGATCCGCGAGGTTGCGTCGCGACTGCTAGGGAAGGAGATCCGAGATGGATCTGACTCGCTTGCGCTACATCGGTGACCGACCGGTCGGCCCCGACCACCCCGTCTACGTCACCGCCGAGATCGGCATCAACCACAACGGTGACCTCGGCGACGCGCTCGCCATGATCGACGTCGCGGTCGCGGCGGGCTGCGACGCCGTCAAGTTCCAGAAGCGCACCCCCGAGATCTGCGTGCCGGCCGACCAGCAGCAGGTCGAGCGGGACACGCCCTGGGGCCGGATGACCTACCTCGCCTACCGGCACCGCGTCGAGTTCGGCCAGGACGAGTACGAGGCCATCGACCGCTACTGCCGGCAGCGGGGCATCGCGTGGTTCGCCTCGCCGTGGGACGTGCCGAGCGTGGACTTCCTCGAGCTGATGGACCCGCCCGCGCACAAGATCGCGTCGGCGTCGCTGACCGACGACGAGCTGCTTGCCCGGGTGCGCGAGACCGGCCGCACCGTGATCCTGTCCACGGGCATGTCGACGCCCGACGAGATCCGCCACGCCATCGACGTGCTCGGCCGGGAGCGGCTCGTCCTCTGCCACACGACGAGCTCCTACCCGGCGCCGCCGGAGGAGCTCAACCTGCGCATGCTGCACACGCTGATGCACAACTACCCCGACGTGCCCATCGGCTACAGCGGGCACGAGATCGGTCTGCAGACCACGGTGGCGGCGGTGGCGCTCGGCGCGACCTTCGTCGAGCGGCACATCACCCTCGACCGCGCCAACTGGGGCTCCGACCAGGCCGCGTCGGTCGAGCCCTCGGGGCTGCAGCGTCTCGTGCGTGACATCCGCGTCGTGGAGAGCGCATTGGGCGACGGCGTCAAGCGCGTCTACGACAGCGAGCTGCCGGTGCGGGCGAAGCTGCGCCGGACGGTCGACACCGCGTCGGTGGACACCACACCGGGCGACACCGTCGCCGCGCGGTGACATGACCGCCCTGCGGACCCTCGCGCTGGTGGAGAGCGCGACACAGCTGCTCAACGTCGTCGAGTGGGCGCACGCGACGGGGGAGACCGCGGATCTGCGGATCGCGGTGCTCTGCCCGAAGGACTCGCCCACCCGTGGGCAGCTGCGCGAGGTCGGCGCGCTCGCCGCCGGCAGCGGCCTGAACGTCGACCTGGTCGACATCCGGGCGCTGGGCTCCGGCGGTCTGCTCGGCGGCGTGCGCCTCACCCGGTCGCTGTCGGCCGCGCACCGCGTCGTCCTCGGCGACCCGTTCTCCGGGCTCATCCAGACGCTGCTGCCCTTCGTGCGGGCCGAGCACGTCGTCGTGGTCGACGACGGGACGGCGACGTGGGAGTTCGCGGCGTGCGTGGACAGCGGCGCGCCGCTGGTCAGGTGGCGGCTGGAGGCCCGGGGGGCGACGCCCCGGGCGGCGCGCGCCACCCGGCTGCTCTCGCCCGGCGCGCACCGGACGCTCACCGTGTTCAGCTGCCTCACCGGGGCGACGCCGGTGGGTGCGGCAGGCATCGTGAACCGGTACGGGTGGACGCGCTCGCAGGGCGTCCCGCAGGTGCGCGCGGACGAGATCGACGTCGTCGGCGCCTCGCTGGTGGAGACGGGGGTCGTCGACCGGGCCGCGTACCTGGCCGCCCTCGCCCGGCTGGCCGCCCGAGCCACCGGGGTGCGCTATCTGGCGCACCGGCGCGAGTCGGAGAACCGGCTGGCCGAGATCGCCGCGCTGCCGAACGTCCGGGTGCAGCGCGGCCGGCTGCCGGTCGAGCTCACGCTGCGACAGGGTCCGGTCGCCGCGCACGTCATCACCTTCCCCTCGACGGCGGCGCACACGCTTCCGGTGGTGCTCGGTGACCTGTCCGACGATGCGACGCGGCCCGCCGTGCGGGTCGAGGTGCGCCGGGTCGAGGACGCCTGGTTCACGCCGTCGACCGGCAGCCACGCCCGCGACTTCGTGACGCGGATCGGCACCGACGCCCCCGCCCGGCCGGTGCTCGAACCGGCGTGAAGAGCGGTCGACCGGCGGGGGCGCCCGGCCGCGCTGGGTAATCTCGCAGGTATGGAGCCACCCCTTCCCGCGCGCCGGGCGGACGAGCCGGACGAGCCGTTCGGCGACGCCCGCCCCGCCTACGACGTGGGGGAGTTCCCGCAGGGCTCCCCGTTCAGCCGCTGGGCGCTCGCCCGCTACGTCATCGGGCGAGTGCTGCTGGATCGCGTCAGCTGGTCGCTGCTGGGCATCGGCGTCACGCTCGTGGTGCTGGCCGTGTGCGCGCGCTTCCTGCTCCACTCCACGCTGCTCGCCGTGCTGCTCGGCATCGTCGCGGTGATGGTGCTGCTCATGCGGGCGTTGCTCCGGGCCGTGCTGCGCCGCCTCATGGGCAGCAAGGTCTACGGCCCGCTCGAGGACCGGCTCGGCGAACTCGTCCTCGGCGCCACGAACGACGTCTTCGGCGAGCTCAACCGCGTCGGTCTGCCGTCGCGGACGATCACGCTGCCGTTGCTCGCGTTCCGCCTGGTCGGGCGCCGCCGCAAGGACACGATGGCGCGGCTGCGGCAGTTCCAGGTGGAGCGGGCCGTCTCGCGCGCCCGGCTCGACGAGCTGCACATGCTGCTGCGCGAGGGGACCGGCCGCGGCCCGGGCGCCGCGCCGGGACGCTCCACGTGAGCATGGCGCTGGACGGCGGCCCGGGTGGGGCGGGCCGGCCCGACGCCGACCCGCGGCGGGACGCCGCGGCCGACCTGCGGGTCGCGGCCGTGATCGTGCTGGCCCTGGCCGTGGTCGGGGCGCTGCTCGGGCTCGTGTGGGCGGCCTGGAGCCCGCCGGGACCGATCGCGCTCGTCCGCTCCGCCGGCCTGCAACCCGACGAGACCGAGGCCTTCGTCGCCGGGGACGGCCGGTACCTCGTGCTCTCGGCCGTCGCCGGGCTGCTCGCCGGGCTGCTCGCCTGGACGCGGTCGCGGCAGCGGGGACCGATCGTGCTGCTCGCCCTCGCCGTCGGCGGTCTCGCCGGATCGCTGCTGCTCTGGGCGGTCGGCCGTCTGACGGGTGGCGGCTCGACCGACGGCAAGGTGAACACGATCGTGGCGCGGCTGCCGCTGACGTTGCACGCCCACGGGCTGCTCTTCCTGCAGGCCGGGGTCGCCGTCCTCGTCTACGGGCTGTTGGTGGCGTTCGCCGCCCGTGACGACCTGGGCCGGCCCGACCCGCTGCGCGACCGGCTCCATGCGGCCGCGACCGCGCCGCCCGGGGCTCATCCCGCTCCCGGCCACCCGGGTCCCTATCCGCCGCCGTACCCGCCCC is a window of Jatrophihabitans endophyticus DNA encoding:
- a CDS encoding DUF2567 domain-containing protein, whose amino-acid sequence is MSMALDGGPGGAGRPDADPRRDAAADLRVAAVIVLALAVVGALLGLVWAAWSPPGPIALVRSAGLQPDETEAFVAGDGRYLVLSAVAGLLAGLLAWTRSRQRGPIVLLALAVGGLAGSLLLWAVGRLTGGGSTDGKVNTIVARLPLTLHAHGLLFLQAGVAVLVYGLLVAFAARDDLGRPDPLRDRLHAAATAPPGAHPAPGHPGPYPPPYPPPGGYPGSYPPPSVAPDGQSQDGGGHRDAAGPLQQRDLPPQ
- a CDS encoding acylneuraminate cytidylyltransferase; the protein is MRTRVVAVIPARGGSKGVPGKNVTEVGGRPLVARAVAAARAAGHVDRVLVSTDDPLIASAARDAGAEIVDRPVALADDTATSESALRHALDTAAPEAEVVLLVQCTSPFLSADDVDGVAAAVLGGADSAFTAAVSHGFLWRPDGTGVNHDPATRPRRQDRPVELLETGAAYAMRVDGFRRTGHRFFGRVVPVAVDPARTLEIDEPADLDRARLLAPLVDHATSIGLADVDALVLDFDGTLTDDRVVVDQDGRESVTVHRGDGLGIAALRRAGLAVVILSTEQNPVVSARARKLNIPALQGIEAKGVALAQWCADHGHDLARTAYVGNDVNDLPCFDIVGWPIAVADAHHSVRARARIVTAAAGGHGAIREVASRLLGKEIRDGSDSLALHR
- a CDS encoding polysialyltransferase family glycosyltransferase produces the protein MTSVFYASTLFGAMTLATALDAGAFGDHDERRVLIVSNTVPIPEITPSFDRLPAAAGLRERFDDVVDWNALVAPLHPSRWRPRAAEAPMLARLFAQRLGLAGGVRELVLESVAVAPARTIGSLLQGCPITVYSDGLMSYGPTRDNLPAGIGRRTSRLLYLDLVPTIAPLLLREYDVATVALPDTGFRRVVASLPAADAAGARGAPVVLGQYLSQLGILEPREELELHERMLDALAARGADRVVFRPHPAARRVHVLPLQRHAQRRGVELVVPDDGLPAESWFAAAGPSLVVSCFSTALFTASRFYGCEVATMGTDTVLERVAPFENSNRIPVTLADALLPRLDADGGTTRPDVPDVTELVRAVGYCMQADRLADLRDAAAAYLGRHGRERYFKRKRLEAVGLLAPPPAAPAPTAPPVGKGLLARAGGRRPGGRAAAGRAGGPGDRPVTREDGRPNRRRT
- a CDS encoding class I SAM-dependent methyltransferase, giving the protein MGSLRSSPLVRVPRRTLTELVDRRVAAAMKRHEIARDETAELRREVQQLRERTRTFELLLDGAGRGTARMPSPANLAGLQREITGLCGDPEAAERNVHGAFRLLVALESLGVGRIAGGTMNICGKLATVPLLARTDGAELEMLEIGTLYGLFAAALLRMTERTGATPSLTIVDPLVGMQLQNQAAIPADASGTPVAAAAVRTNLALAGAAGGAARIVVGLSGDADVRATVGDRRYGVVVVDGDHGYEGVAEDLRWVEQIVAPGGIVVLDDYGDGKWPGVQRALQDHLAGDSRLTLLGRVATSGYLRAA
- a CDS encoding N-acetylneuraminate synthase family protein — encoded protein: MDLTRLRYIGDRPVGPDHPVYVTAEIGINHNGDLGDALAMIDVAVAAGCDAVKFQKRTPEICVPADQQQVERDTPWGRMTYLAYRHRVEFGQDEYEAIDRYCRQRGIAWFASPWDVPSVDFLELMDPPAHKIASASLTDDELLARVRETGRTVILSTGMSTPDEIRHAIDVLGRERLVLCHTTSSYPAPPEELNLRMLHTLMHNYPDVPIGYSGHEIGLQTTVAAVALGATFVERHITLDRANWGSDQAASVEPSGLQRLVRDIRVVESALGDGVKRVYDSELPVRAKLRRTVDTASVDTTPGDTVAAR